In a single window of the Rhopalosiphum padi isolate XX-2018 chromosome 1, ASM2088224v1, whole genome shotgun sequence genome:
- the LOC132917144 gene encoding UDP-glucosyltransferase 2-like, with protein sequence MKCVGLLLVAVMGALSVADGANILGVFPINGRSHWVVYESVMKALAARGHNVTVITSFPQKAPVANYTDIDVSATFPAAMNTVGIEMVLKYLSSVFANQWFIADHQMNICRKAQKLPQVQALLRSDIKFDAVFTEIFGADCDVGFAYHFKAPLLSIMSSSHLPWSYDRVGGPDNPSYIPTIVTRAAGKMNFKERMINTLYYIYFKLAWKYYSEWPANELLKENFGPDVPHINEIVYNTSMVFVNGHFSLDGPRPLVPNMVEIGGIHVKPPRPLPKDILKFIDDSPNGVMFFTFGSLIRVSTLPPNVLQMFKNVFSKLPIRVLWKYEEEMQDKPDNVYISKWMPQRDILSHPKVRLFMTHGGLLGVLEAVHSSVPIIGVPFFFDQPRNILKLVEQGSGILLDYESMTEDILYNAITTIINNSSYAINAKKLSKRFKDRPLNATESAVYWTEYVIRHKGAKHLRTAAVGMPWWKYYLVDVIGFITLIIFAVLYLNYIVFKTIYKKLFKKTVTKKKEKKN encoded by the exons ATGAAGTGCGTCGGGCTGTTACTGGTGGCCGTCATGGGCGCGCTGTCCGTCGCCGACGGCGCTAACATCCTCGGCGTGTTCCCCATCAACGGCCGCAGCCACTGGGTGGTGTACGAGAGCGTGATGAAGGCCCTGGCGGCGCGCGGCCACAACGTCACGGTGATCACGTCGTTCCCGCAGAAAGCGCCGGTGGCCAACTACACGGACATCGACGTGTCGGCCACGTTCCCGGCCGCGATGAACACGGTGGGCATCGAAATGGTGCTCAAATACCTGTCCAGCGTGTTCGCCAACCAATGGTTCATCGCCGACCATCAGATGAACATTTGCCGGAAGGCCCAAAAGCTGCCTCAGGTGCAAGCGTTGCTCCGCAGCGACATCAAGTTCGACGCG GTTTTCACAGAAATATTTGGAGCTGATTGTGATGTTGGTTTTGCTTACCATTTTAAGGCACCCCTATTGTCTATCATGTCCAGCTCACATCTACCATGGAGCTACGATCGTGTGGGTGGCCCAGACAACCCATCCTACATACCAACGATCGTAACAAGAGCAGCTGGAAAGATGAACTTTAAAGAACGAATGATCAACACTTTgtactatatatactttaaattagcGTGGAAGTATTACAGTGAATGGCCAGCAAATGAACTGTTGAAAGAGAACTTTGGACCGGATGTACCTCACATCAACGAAATAGTTTATAACACTTCCATGGTGTTTGTCAACGGTCACTTTTCTTTGGACGGCCCACGCCCCCTAGTTCCTAATATGGTGGAAATTGGTGGAATACATGTTAAACCCCCCAGGCCCTTACCAAAA GACATATTGAAATTTATCGACGACTCACCGAATGGAGTTATGTTTTTCACATTTGGCTCTCTAATTCGTGTATCTACACTACCACCAAATGTATtgcaaatgtttaaaaatgtgttttcaaAATTACCCATCAGAGTATTATGGAAATATGAAGAAGAAATGCAAGACAAACCTGATAACGTCTATATAAGCAAATGGATGCCTCAAAGAGATATTTTGA gtcaTCCAAAAGTTCGTCTGTTCATGACCCACGGTGGACTGTTAGGGGTACTCGAAGCTGTACACTCAAGCGTACCAATCATTGGCGTACCGTTTTTCTTCGACCAAcctagaaatatattaaaactagtGGAACAGGGTTCAGGTATTTTATTGGACTATGAATCGATGACGGAGGATATTCTATACAATgctattacaacaataattaataatagcag TTACGCTATAAATGCGAAAAAACTATCAAAACGGTTCAAAGACAGGCCATTGAACGCAACCGAAAGTGCCGTGTACTGGACAGAGTACGTAATAAGACACAAAGGAGCGAAACACTTGAGAACCGCGGCCGTTGGAATGCCTTGGTGGAAGTACTACTTAGTTGATGTCATCGGTTTTATCACGCTAATCATTTTTGCTGTATTGTATCTAAATTACATTGTGTTCAAAACCATCTACaagaaattattcaaaaagaCCGTAACCAAAAAGAaggaaaagaaaaattaa